The genomic window GAAGAACGTGTGACATTACGACATTTATTGACACATACGTCAGCCGTTTATGGATACATTGAAAATAGAGATGAGTTATCAGGAGAAGAACTTAGACAAGCTATTTTACGCTTACCGGTTAATAAATCAATCATAGGAAAGAAAAAAGTGTATACTGATACAGGCACATTATTGATGGGATTTATGTTGGAAGATTATTATAAGAAAAACTTACATGATTTGTTTACTGAAAAAGTTTTACATCCACTAGGAATGACTTCAAGTGGCTTTACAAACATTGATAAAACGAAATGTGCACCTACTCAGGTTACTAAAACAAGAGGAATCATAAAAGGTGAGGTTCATGATCCAAAAGCTTATCAACTAAAAGAACACTGTGGCAGTGCGGGTTTATTTAGTACAATTGATGACAGCTTTAAGTTTGTTCAAATGATGTTGAATAAAGGGACATTACCATCTGGCGATAAGATGCTTTTACCCGAAACAATAGAAAGTTTATTACAAGACTACACTTCAACAGCTACTCTGTCTCGTTCTTTAGGGTGGGATTTAAGGTATCATTTAGAAAAAAAACATCCAATATTATATCATACAGGTTATACGGGTACTTTTATGTTGATAGATATTATAGAACAAGAGGCTTTTATTTTTTTATCAAATAGAGTTCATCCTTATGATAATAGACAAGATTACATAAGAAAACGTGATGAATTAATCGAGGTTTTTCAAAAAGAACAGACGAATTAGATAAGAAATGATATACTATTTTTATCAATAAAGATGAGGTGAAGAGACAAGATGACAAAGCCATTATTTTTAAAACCAGTATTCCAAGAAAAAATTTGGGGTGGAGAAAAATTATCGACAGAATTTGGTTATGAATTAACTAGTAAAACGATTGGTGAATGTTGGGCAATTAGTGCGCATCCTCATGGTGTTTGTACGATTGAAAATGGGGAGTTCAGTGGAGAAAAGTTAGATGATTTATGGGAAAAACATCCAGAATTATTTGGTCATCCAAAGGAAAAAGTTTTCCCATTATTGACTAAAATTTTAGATGCAGAAGATGATTTATCTGTACAAGTTCATCCAGATGATTTTTACGGATTAAGTCACGAAGGAGAGCTTGGAAAAACTGAGTGTTGGTATATTATAAGTGCTGAACCAGGAGCTGAGATTATTTATGGTCATCATGCTAAGACAAAAGATGAATTAAAACGAATGATTGATTCAGGTGAATGGGATGATTTGTTGAGACGTATTCCTGTCAAAAAGGGAGATTTCTTCTATGTGCCAAGTGGAACAATTCATGCGATCGGTAGTGGGATTATGATTTTAGAGACACAACAAAGCAGTGATACCACATATCGCGTGTATGATTACGATAGAGAAGATGATAATGGCATTACTCGTGAGTTACATATTCAACAGTCACTTGATGTAACAACGGTTCCTCATGTTGATCCTAAAATAGCTGTTACACAACTGAATGAAAATAAATCAAGTATTACTACCTTTATAGAATCTGATTATTTTAATGTATATGAGTGGAATGTTAATGGTATTTTGGATATTCAGTCTCATGCGCCTTATACACTAGTTAGTGTGATAGATGGATTCGGTTATTTAAAATTTGATGAGCAATCATATGAGATTTCTAAGGGCATGCACTTTATTTTACCAAATGGAGTAGATACATGGTCATTAGAAGGAGATTTAGATATCATTGCTTCAGAACCTGGAAAGAAAAATAGATAGTATCAAAAAAGAGGTTGGCCTAAAAGTAACTTTTTAAATGAGAATCACTCAAAAAAACAGAAATCCCACGAAGTCAGTGTTTTAACAAACTGATTTCATGGGATTTTTCTATTTTAAAGACTTTTGGGTCAGCCTCTTTTGTTTATTATAAAATTTCTGTTATTGGTTTGTATTCCACTAAACGATTTTGGTCTTCGGCCACTTCTTTAGAAGTTAATACGCCGTTATATGTATTGAAACCATTTAATAAGGCTACATCCGTTTTTATAATATCTGCCAAGGGCTTGTTTGCTAATTTAACAATATAAGGTAAAGTATTGTTAGTTAAAGCAAGTGTTGATGTACGAGATACTGCACCAGGCATATTGGCAACAGCGTAGTGAACAACACCATGTTTAATATATGTTGGATCATCATGGTTTGTTACATGGTCAGTTGTTTCAAATATACCACCTTGGTCAATGGCAATATCAATAATCACTGAACCAGGCTTCATTTGTCTAACCATATCCTCAGTTACTAAACGTGGAGCTTTGCGTCCAGGAATTAAAACAGCACC from Vagococcus martis includes these protein-coding regions:
- a CDS encoding serine hydrolase domain-containing protein is translated as MFEKTIATIELMHQDKIIPGANYLFLKQGDIQKGVIGFKEVIPEEISATHDTLYDMASLTKVMMTNTLVLQLIEKNVLDIDAPFKTYLPSWHEERVTLRHLLTHTSAVYGYIENRDELSGEELRQAILRLPVNKSIIGKKKVYTDTGTLLMGFMLEDYYKKNLHDLFTEKVLHPLGMTSSGFTNIDKTKCAPTQVTKTRGIIKGEVHDPKAYQLKEHCGSAGLFSTIDDSFKFVQMMLNKGTLPSGDKMLLPETIESLLQDYTSTATLSRSLGWDLRYHLEKKHPILYHTGYTGTFMLIDIIEQEAFIFLSNRVHPYDNRQDYIRKRDELIEVFQKEQTN
- the manA gene encoding mannose-6-phosphate isomerase, class I codes for the protein MTKPLFLKPVFQEKIWGGEKLSTEFGYELTSKTIGECWAISAHPHGVCTIENGEFSGEKLDDLWEKHPELFGHPKEKVFPLLTKILDAEDDLSVQVHPDDFYGLSHEGELGKTECWYIISAEPGAEIIYGHHAKTKDELKRMIDSGEWDDLLRRIPVKKGDFFYVPSGTIHAIGSGIMILETQQSSDTTYRVYDYDREDDNGITRELHIQQSLDVTTVPHVDPKIAVTQLNENKSSITTFIESDYFNVYEWNVNGILDIQSHAPYTLVSVIDGFGYLKFDEQSYEISKGMHFILPNGVDTWSLEGDLDIIASEPGKKNR